The following proteins are co-located in the Vidua macroura isolate BioBank_ID:100142 chromosome 1, ASM2450914v1, whole genome shotgun sequence genome:
- the LOC128814624 gene encoding interferon alpha-inducible protein 27-like protein 2B, with protein sequence MSDQNVRNAGFTPSGITGGSLASSLMSREARASGGGVPSGGPTSTLQEMGAKGTTHSSGYTSSGISGGSRASDTMSKEASAHGGGVPRGGTTSTVQSISMGGKGGRH encoded by the exons atGTCTGACCAGAACGTCCGCAACGCTGGTTTCACTCCCTCTGGGATCACAGGAGGATCTCTTGCTTCATCACTGATGTCCCGAGAAGCCAGAGCCTCTGGGGGAGGTGTGCCTTCTGGAGGACCCACTTCTACTCTCCAGGAAATGG GTGCCAAAGGCACAACCCACTCATCAGGTTATACCAGCAGCGGGATCTCTGGTGGATCCAGGGCCTCTGACACAATGTCCAAGGAGGCCTCAGCTCATGGAGGTGGAGTTCCCAGGGGCGGCACAACTTCCACTGTCCAGTCCATCT CCATgggtggaaaaggaggaaggcactga